The region AACAGAAGCGCCAGCTTCTTCCAGAGCTTTTTTCAGTGCTTCAGCGTCGTCTTTGCTGATGCCTTCTTTCAGTACTGCTGGAGCAGATTCTACCAGGTCTTTGGCTTCTTTCAGGCCCAGACCGGTTGCGCCACGTACTGCTTTGATAACTGCAACCTTGTTGCCGCCGATAGCAGACAGAACAACGTCGAATTCAGTTTTTTCTTCAACAACTTCAGCAGCAGCAGCAGGACCTGCAGCTACAGCAGCAGCAGAAACACCGAACTTCTCTTCCATAGCGGCGATCAGTTCAACGATTTCCATTACAGACAGAGCTGCAACGCCTTCGATAATTTGGTCTTTAGTGATAGACATAACAAAAGTTCCTAAAATTCAGAAATAGTTTAAATACGTAAGCAACGGATAAGAGAGAGGGCTTATGCCGCTTCTTTCTGATCGCGCAGTGCAGCCAGAGTGCGAACCAGTTTGCCGGCAGCGGCTTCTTTCATGGTTGCCATCAGGCGTGCGATTGCTTCATCGTAAGTAGGCAGAGTTGCCAAGCGGTCAATTTGTGCCGCAGGGATCATCTCACCTTCAAAGGCCGCAGCTTTAATCTCGAACTTTGCATTCGCTTTCGCGAAATCTTTGAACAGACGAGCAGCAGCGCCCGGGTGTTCATGAGAAAATGCAATCAAGGTAGGACCGACAAACGTGTCTTTCAGGCATTCGAATGGAGTGCCTTCAACTACGCGACGCATCAGGGTGTTACGAACAACACGCATGTAAACGCCAGCTTCACGACCTGCTTTACGCAGTTCAGTCATTTTATCAACGGTAACGCCACGGGAATCCGCAACAACCGCAGACAGCGCGCCTTTGGCTACTTCGTTGACTTCAGCAACAATCGCTTGTTTGTCTTGAAGATTTAATGCCATTAGCTTTTTGCTCCTGGATTTAGCCGGGGGAAATCCCCGGCACTCACATCACTCAACACCTTGTGATAAATCACGCGGTGAGAGCGTTCAAACACGGTGAGCAGAATCCAGCAAAGACAATTTAAAATTTTCTTTAGGCTCTGTCACCGTCTACGCAGGAAGGATTAAGTACCTTTCGATACACCTGCGGTCTTGGACGGAGGCCTGGATAGGCCAGGCTCCAACCGAAAAATCTTTGTTCCGCTGATGGCTATTACCATAGCGAAACCTTGGGGCATAAGATTCTAGACAACTCTTGGCCCCAAGTCAAAGCGATAATCGCAGGGCGATTAGTTCGCTACAGCAGTCAGGCCGCTTTGATCGATAGCAACGCCAGCACCCATGGTGGTGGAGAGGCTAACTTTCTTGATGTACACGCCTTTAGCCTGAGATGGTTTTGCCTTTTTCAGCGCAACCAGCAGAGCTTCCAGGTTTTCTTTCAGCTTGTCTGACTCGAAATCAACCTTACCGATAGTGGTATGGATGATGCCGTTTTTGTCGTTACGGTAACGAACCTGACCTGCTTTAGCGTTTTTCACTGCTTCAGCAACGTTCGGAGTAACGGTACCCACTTTCGGGTTTGGCATCAGGCCACGTGGGCCCAGGATCTGGCCCAGTTGACCAACAACGCGCATTGCATCAGGAGAAGCAATAACAACGTCGAAGTTCATTTCGCCTTTTTTGATCAGGTCTGCCAGATCTTCCATACCTACCAGCTCTGCGCCAGCAGCTTTAGCTGCTTCAGCGTTAGGGCCCTGGGCAAATACGGCAACGCGAACGGAACGACCGGTGCCGTTTGGCAGAACGGTAGCGCCACGAACGTTTTGGTCAGATTTACGAGCGTCGATGCCGAGGTTAACAGCAACGTCAACGCTTTCTACGAATTTAGCGGTGGCCAGCTCTTTCAGCAGAGCAACAGCTTCGGTGATGTCATACTGTTTAGTAGCATCAACTTTGTCACGGATCACGCGCATGCGCTTGGTCAGCTTAGCCATTTCTTAATCCTCCACTACCAGGCCCATGGAACGAGCAGTACCTTCGATGGAGCGAGTCATCGCTTCAACGTTGGAACCAGTCATGTCCGCAGCTTTGGTTTCTGCGATTTCACGTACCTGAGCACTAGTCACTTTACCTACTTTGTCTTTGTTCGGCTTGCCTGAACCAGACTTGATACCAGCCGCTTTTTTCAGCAGAACTGCTGCTGGCGGAGTTTTGGTAACGAAAGTGAAGGAACGGTCAGAATAAACGGTAATAACAACCGGAATCGGCAGGCCTTTCTCAACGCTGTCAGTCTTAGCATTGAACGCCTTACAGAATTCCATGATGTTAACGCCTTGCTGACCCAGAGCTGGACCAACTGGCGGACTTGGGTTC is a window of Serratia plymuthica DNA encoding:
- the rplL gene encoding 50S ribosomal protein L7/L12, producing MSITKDQIIEGVAALSVMEIVELIAAMEEKFGVSAAAVAAGPAAAAEVVEEKTEFDVVLSAIGGNKVAVIKAVRGATGLGLKEAKDLVESAPAVLKEGISKDDAEALKKALEEAGASVEVK
- the rplJ gene encoding 50S ribosomal protein L10 produces the protein MALNLQDKQAIVAEVNEVAKGALSAVVADSRGVTVDKMTELRKAGREAGVYMRVVRNTLMRRVVEGTPFECLKDTFVGPTLIAFSHEHPGAAARLFKDFAKANAKFEIKAAAFEGEMIPAAQIDRLATLPTYDEAIARLMATMKEAAAGKLVRTLAALRDQKEAA
- the rplK gene encoding 50S ribosomal protein L11; amino-acid sequence: MAKKVQAYVKLQVAAGMANPSPPVGPALGQQGVNIMEFCKAFNAKTDSVEKGLPIPVVITVYSDRSFTFVTKTPPAAVLLKKAAGIKSGSGKPNKDKVGKVTSAQVREIAETKAADMTGSNVEAMTRSIEGTARSMGLVVED
- the rplA gene encoding 50S ribosomal protein L1, which codes for MAKLTKRMRVIRDKVDATKQYDITEAVALLKELATAKFVESVDVAVNLGIDARKSDQNVRGATVLPNGTGRSVRVAVFAQGPNAEAAKAAGAELVGMEDLADLIKKGEMNFDVVIASPDAMRVVGQLGQILGPRGLMPNPKVGTVTPNVAEAVKNAKAGQVRYRNDKNGIIHTTIGKVDFESDKLKENLEALLVALKKAKPSQAKGVYIKKVSLSTTMGAGVAIDQSGLTAVAN